A single region of the Arthrobacter sp. zg-Y20 genome encodes:
- a CDS encoding aldo/keto reductase codes for MRYVKLGNSGATVSAIGLGCMAYGDPDRGTHRWTLREESARPLIRRAVELGINFFDTANVYSAGHSEEVLGAAVAEYCRRDEVVLATKVHGEMGPGPNGWGLSRKHILWQVDASLRRLGTDYIDLYQVHRWDGSTPLEETLATLDELVTAGKVRYLGASTMYAWQFTKALFLQKQHGWAQFITMQDHYNLFYREEEREMHPLCRDQGMGVLPYSPLARGRLARPWGARTARLDFDEPGNQFYAGNEEVDRRVADAVGEVAAGRGVSRARVALAWVLGNPAVTAPLVGATDAAQLDDDAAALGLQLTDEEFRRLEEDYVPRPVAVL; via the coding sequence ATGCGGTACGTCAAACTCGGAAATTCCGGAGCCACGGTATCGGCCATCGGCCTGGGCTGCATGGCTTACGGCGACCCCGACCGCGGCACCCACCGGTGGACGCTGCGGGAGGAAAGCGCCAGGCCGCTGATCCGGCGCGCGGTGGAACTGGGGATCAACTTCTTCGATACTGCCAATGTGTATTCGGCCGGGCACAGCGAGGAAGTCCTGGGCGCCGCCGTCGCCGAATACTGCCGTCGCGACGAGGTGGTGCTGGCCACCAAGGTGCACGGCGAGATGGGGCCCGGACCCAACGGATGGGGGTTGTCCCGCAAGCACATCCTCTGGCAGGTCGACGCCAGCCTCCGGCGGCTGGGCACCGACTACATCGACCTCTATCAGGTGCACCGCTGGGACGGGAGCACGCCGTTGGAAGAAACCCTGGCCACCCTGGATGAACTCGTGACCGCCGGCAAGGTGCGGTACCTGGGGGCATCCACCATGTATGCCTGGCAGTTCACCAAGGCACTGTTCCTGCAGAAACAGCACGGCTGGGCGCAGTTCATCACCATGCAGGACCACTACAACCTCTTCTACCGCGAGGAAGAGCGGGAAATGCACCCGCTGTGCCGGGACCAGGGGATGGGGGTGCTCCCGTACTCCCCCCTGGCCCGCGGCCGCCTCGCCCGCCCTTGGGGAGCACGGACCGCGCGGCTGGACTTCGACGAACCCGGCAACCAGTTCTACGCCGGAAACGAAGAGGTTGACCGCCGGGTTGCCGACGCCGTGGGTGAAGTGGCCGCCGGCCGCGGGGTAAGCCGCGCCCGGGTGGCGCTGGCCTGGGTGCTGGGCAACCCGGCGGTCACGGCGCCGCTGGTCGGCGCCACGGACGCGGCACAGCTCGACGACGACGCAGCGGCCCTGGGCCTGCAGCTCACCGACGAGGAGTTCCGCCGGCTGGAAGAGGACTATGTACCCCGCCCGGTGGCGGTTCTCTAG
- a CDS encoding LacI family DNA-binding transcriptional regulator yields MPGIKDVAAHAGVSAATVSRALSGNGAVSASTRRRVLAAAEELGFVISYNASSLASGRTRNVGVVMPGVGRWYFAKVLEGAASALIEAGYDLTLYNTGDGPGHRESVLKEMLRRKRLDAVITVALRLTDEELAQLRAVDKPIVAIGGPLPGTAAIRVDEVGISALATGHLISLGHTRIAHIGGGEELERDFQLGGTRRTGYEGAMRDAGLTPEPGWVASAEFSVAGGFRAAKALLARPDVRPTAIFCAADEIAVGAILAARDLGLRVPEDLSVIGIDGHDMGEVFGLTTISQSPEGQGAAAVAAVLALMRNEPVDDFGFFPTEFVVRSSTAVPGRLRA; encoded by the coding sequence GTGCCAGGAATCAAAGACGTCGCAGCCCACGCCGGCGTCTCCGCAGCCACGGTGTCCCGCGCGCTCAGCGGCAACGGCGCGGTCTCCGCAAGCACCCGCCGGAGGGTGCTTGCGGCAGCTGAGGAGCTGGGATTCGTCATCTCCTACAACGCTTCCTCCCTTGCCTCGGGCCGGACGCGGAATGTGGGAGTGGTGATGCCCGGCGTGGGGCGCTGGTACTTTGCCAAGGTGCTGGAGGGCGCGGCGTCGGCCCTGATTGAGGCGGGCTACGACCTGACGCTGTACAACACCGGGGACGGCCCGGGGCACCGGGAAAGCGTGCTCAAGGAGATGCTGCGGCGAAAACGGCTGGACGCGGTAATCACCGTTGCCCTGCGGCTCACCGATGAAGAGCTGGCCCAGCTGCGGGCGGTGGACAAGCCCATTGTGGCCATTGGCGGTCCGCTCCCGGGCACCGCGGCCATCCGTGTGGACGAGGTAGGCATTTCGGCCCTGGCCACCGGGCACCTGATTTCCCTTGGACACACGAGGATTGCCCATATCGGCGGCGGTGAGGAACTGGAGCGGGACTTCCAGCTTGGCGGAACCCGGCGCACCGGGTACGAAGGAGCCATGCGCGATGCCGGCCTCACGCCCGAGCCGGGCTGGGTGGCCAGCGCTGAATTCTCTGTGGCCGGTGGTTTCCGGGCCGCCAAAGCCCTGCTGGCCCGGCCAGACGTCCGCCCAACGGCAATTTTCTGCGCCGCTGACGAGATTGCCGTCGGCGCCATCCTGGCCGCCCGGGACCTGGGGCTTCGGGTGCCGGAAGACCTCTCCGTGATTGGGATTGACGGCCACGACATGGGCGAAGTCTTCGGTCTGACCACCATCTCGCAGAGCCCCGAGGGGCAGGGGGCTGCTGCTGTGGCCGCCGTCCTGGCGCTGATGCGCAACGAGCCGGTGGACGATTTCGGGTTTTTCCCCACCGAGTTCGTGGTCCGTTCCAGCACAGCTGTTCCCGGCAGGTTGCGCGCCTGA
- a CDS encoding DoxX family protein, protein MLSLVLWLIQLVLALLFAGVGFMKLSQRHARLVDNLRWPEDFPAGTVKLIGLLEVLGAAGLVLPEATGWLPVLTPVAASCLALMMALAIVVHVRRGERNRIALAAILMALSLVVALGRFGAFSALGM, encoded by the coding sequence ATGCTGTCTTTGGTCTTATGGCTCATCCAGCTGGTGTTGGCACTGCTTTTTGCCGGGGTCGGATTCATGAAGCTGTCCCAGCGGCATGCCCGGCTTGTGGACAATCTTCGCTGGCCGGAGGACTTTCCCGCCGGCACCGTGAAGCTCATTGGGCTCCTCGAGGTTCTGGGCGCCGCCGGGTTGGTGCTGCCGGAGGCAACCGGGTGGCTGCCTGTGCTGACCCCCGTTGCTGCGTCCTGCCTGGCGCTGATGATGGCATTGGCCATAGTGGTCCATGTCCGCCGCGGAGAGCGTAACCGCATTGCCTTGGCGGCCATCCTGATGGCCCTCTCGCTGGTGGTTGCACTGGGCAGGTTCGGTGCCTTCTCCGCCCTGGGCATGTAG
- a CDS encoding glycoside hydrolase family 13 protein, giving the protein MLSSVLHDSSALALVHPAPADREWWRSSVIYQIYPRSFRDLNGDGIGDLQGITAELGTLAELDIDAVWLSPFYRSPQKDAGYDVADYRSVDPMFGTLEDFDALVAEAGRHGIRVIVDLVPNHCSDQHTLFQAALAAGPGSPDRDMFVFRDGTGEHGNNPPNNWQSHFGGPAWTRVTEPDGTPGQWYLHLFDSSQPDFNWDSPAVHAEFEQTLRFWLDRGVGGFRVDVAHALIKKSGLPDWGGRADGSSSEGYPGAEAPMFGQPGIHDIYRSWRKILDSYDGDRVLCAEATIDPLDRLTDWVRPDEMHQTFNFAYLHHPWHAPAVRHVIESSLRAFDKVGAPTTWVLSNHDVVRHASRFGITTHQERPGDGIGSSDPQPDYGLGISRARAATLLMLGLPGGVYLYQGEELGLPDHTTLPDEYRQDPTFHRTEGARLGRDGCRVPLPWTPDAPALGFSDAGQAWLPQPEGWNALARGVQQADPDSTLNLYRTALELRRSLDLGNGSLAWYPGYDPESVLAFVNGGTAALMNMGSDPVPLPDGELVACSINGAVMDGYLLPNHSAWVRLS; this is encoded by the coding sequence ATGCTCAGTTCTGTACTTCATGATTCTTCGGCCCTGGCCCTTGTACATCCCGCCCCTGCGGACCGTGAATGGTGGCGCTCTTCGGTGATCTACCAGATCTACCCCCGCTCGTTCCGGGACCTGAACGGTGATGGGATCGGAGACCTGCAGGGCATCACCGCAGAACTCGGAACACTGGCAGAACTGGACATCGACGCCGTCTGGCTGTCCCCCTTCTACCGGTCGCCCCAAAAAGACGCCGGCTACGACGTCGCCGACTACCGGTCCGTGGATCCCATGTTCGGCACCCTGGAGGATTTTGACGCCCTCGTCGCCGAAGCCGGCCGGCACGGCATCCGCGTCATCGTGGACCTGGTCCCCAACCACTGCTCCGACCAGCACACCCTCTTCCAAGCCGCCCTGGCCGCCGGCCCCGGCTCCCCCGACCGGGACATGTTTGTTTTCCGCGACGGCACCGGAGAGCACGGAAACAACCCGCCCAACAACTGGCAGTCCCACTTCGGCGGCCCCGCCTGGACCCGCGTCACCGAACCCGACGGCACCCCCGGTCAGTGGTACCTGCACCTCTTTGACTCCTCCCAGCCGGATTTCAACTGGGACTCTCCGGCAGTGCACGCGGAATTCGAGCAGACCCTGCGCTTCTGGCTGGATCGCGGCGTCGGCGGCTTCCGCGTGGACGTGGCCCACGCCCTGATCAAGAAATCAGGGCTGCCCGACTGGGGCGGCCGCGCCGACGGGTCCTCCTCCGAGGGCTACCCCGGAGCCGAGGCCCCCATGTTTGGACAGCCCGGCATCCATGACATTTACCGGTCCTGGCGGAAAATCCTTGACTCCTACGACGGAGACCGGGTGCTGTGCGCCGAAGCGACCATCGACCCGCTCGACCGGCTGACCGACTGGGTTCGGCCGGACGAAATGCACCAGACCTTCAATTTCGCCTACCTGCACCACCCCTGGCATGCCCCGGCAGTGCGCCACGTCATTGAATCCTCGCTGCGCGCCTTCGACAAGGTAGGCGCCCCTACCACCTGGGTGCTCTCCAACCACGACGTTGTCCGGCATGCCAGCCGGTTCGGCATCACCACCCATCAGGAACGGCCGGGCGACGGAATTGGATCATCGGATCCGCAGCCGGACTACGGCCTGGGCATCTCCAGGGCCCGCGCGGCAACCCTGCTGATGCTGGGCCTGCCCGGCGGCGTGTATCTGTATCAGGGCGAAGAACTGGGTTTGCCGGACCACACCACACTGCCGGATGAATACCGCCAGGACCCCACCTTCCACCGCACGGAAGGCGCACGCCTGGGCCGGGACGGCTGCCGGGTGCCGCTGCCCTGGACGCCGGACGCCCCGGCACTGGGATTCAGCGACGCCGGCCAGGCCTGGCTGCCCCAGCCTGAGGGGTGGAATGCCCTGGCCCGCGGCGTCCAGCAGGCCGATCCCGATTCCACGCTCAACCTCTACCGGACCGCACTGGAACTGCGCCGCAGCCTGGACCTGGGCAACGGTTCGCTGGCCTGGTACCCCGGGTACGATCCGGAGTCCGTCCTGGCCTTCGTCAACGGCGGCACCGCGGCCCTGATGAACATGGGCAGCGACCCTGTGCCGCTGCCCGACGGAGAGCTGGTGGCGTGCAGCATCAACGGCGCCGTCATGGACGGTTACCTGCTGCCCAACCACAGCGCCTGGGTTCGGCTAAGCTAG